Within the Debaryomyces hansenii CBS767 chromosome E complete sequence genome, the region ACGGTCAGGCTGGATAAATGCAAATACAGGGGAGCCTATGATGTATCtggaagaagataatgaaagagCCCGGAAATTACTTGAGAGAATTGACTGGTCAAAGGTGAAACATTCGACTGGTAGACCTTTTGAAGGATTATTGGTTTTACAATCGCAAAAGTAGAGTAAATAGCTAGTTATATGTTGGTGGGTTATATATGCTGACATTAGAAATGTGGAGGTGGTATGGAGGATAATGTAATTAATGTTTTATTAAAAACattgattatataaaaataaactCAATTTAACAAGTATATAGATTAGATCTAAACAGGCAGAGTGTCAGCGTGAGGAGCGTCAGAAGCGTCAACAAAAGGTGCATCAGCATCAGCAGGAG harbors:
- a CDS encoding DEHA2E11242p (no similarity), with product MVSVAAKRCEYPRRSGWINANTGEPMMYSEEDNERARKLLERIDWSKVKHSTGRPFEGLLVLQSQK